Proteins encoded within one genomic window of uncultured Draconibacterium sp.:
- a CDS encoding gliding motility-associated C-terminal domain-containing protein — protein sequence MKRSLFIVTILVFSFYALQAQISSPGADATDVTQYPVFPETDDIFIFCSSDSIIEVASLTATTELQGAKTFLWEKYSETSASFELYYQESADATSSQIDALADGCYRISITQGTNTEVDRAWVFNNWMYAGGEVTESNCEYFRMVGEMSSAVLTYYDLSSNAPLLVNKDVQVEWLEDGDHISSVQNLTVYDPPTKNTNYTLRVYDKFDCDAQATVLYESVVTKAVFTANPMSGEAPLEVTFSNNSENGTPGYYEWFFYRDLNAIKIESEGTQNPVDSIDFVAYDDAPVYTYENSGLYMVKLVAKHLADTLTCTDTTYMEDYIEVDTSFIAVPNVFTPNGDGTNDEFVVQFWSMKSIQISIFNRWGKRVHYWESGDVRGFGDTYTETVWDGRIMGGRYASPGVYYYDVVGRGRDGEKRKKHGFVHLFRNKD from the coding sequence ATGAAGCGAAGTCTTTTTATTGTAACTATTCTGGTATTTTCCTTTTATGCACTCCAGGCACAAATATCTTCGCCCGGAGCTGACGCTACCGATGTAACACAATACCCTGTTTTCCCGGAAACGGATGATATTTTTATTTTCTGTAGTAGCGATTCGATAATAGAAGTAGCCTCGTTAACCGCAACTACAGAATTACAGGGAGCAAAAACATTTTTGTGGGAAAAGTACAGTGAAACCAGCGCTTCATTCGAATTGTATTACCAGGAAAGTGCAGATGCCACTTCTTCTCAAATTGATGCACTTGCCGATGGTTGTTACCGGATCTCCATCACACAGGGAACAAATACTGAGGTTGACCGCGCATGGGTTTTTAATAACTGGATGTATGCGGGCGGTGAAGTAACCGAGTCAAACTGCGAGTATTTCAGAATGGTTGGCGAAATGAGTTCTGCTGTGCTGACTTATTACGATTTAAGCAGCAACGCGCCTCTTTTGGTGAATAAAGATGTGCAGGTGGAGTGGCTGGAAGATGGCGACCATATTTCGTCGGTACAGAACCTGACAGTTTATGATCCGCCAACAAAAAATACAAACTACACGTTGCGTGTTTACGATAAATTCGACTGCGATGCACAGGCAACCGTTTTGTACGAATCGGTTGTTACCAAAGCCGTTTTTACGGCTAACCCGATGAGTGGAGAAGCGCCTCTAGAGGTTACTTTTTCGAATAATTCGGAAAACGGAACACCCGGTTATTACGAGTGGTTTTTCTACCGCGATTTAAATGCTATAAAAATAGAGTCAGAAGGAACCCAAAATCCGGTTGACAGTATCGATTTTGTTGCCTACGACGACGCTCCGGTTTATACTTACGAAAATTCCGGCTTGTACATGGTAAAGCTGGTTGCGAAACACCTTGCTGATACGCTAACTTGTACCGACACAACATACATGGAAGATTATATTGAGGTGGACACTTCATTTATTGCTGTACCGAATGTATTTACGCCAAACGGAGATGGAACCAACGATGAATTCGTGGTTCAGTTTTGGTCGATGAAAAGTATTCAGATCAGCATTTTTAATCGTTGGGGAAAGCGCGTACATTACTGGGAAAGTGGCGATGTTCGTGGTTTTGGTGATACATATACCGAAACGGTTTGGGATGGTCGGATTATGGGAGGCCGCTACGCCAGTCCGGGAGTGTATTACTACGATGTGGTAGGCCGTGGCCGTGATGGTGAAAAACGCAAGAAACACGGATTTGTTCACCTTTTCCGCAATAAGGACTAA